A window of the Lactuca sativa cultivar Salinas chromosome 7, Lsat_Salinas_v11, whole genome shotgun sequence genome harbors these coding sequences:
- the LOC111884723 gene encoding (S)-8-oxocitronellyl enol synthase ISY1, producing MSWWRSGVVGAARKKLDESNPSRKYQKFGLIIGATGIVGNSLAEILPLHDTPGGPWKVYGVARRPRPQWNADYPMEYIQCDITDPEETQSKLSKLQDLTHIFYVTWANCTTEAENCEINGKMFTNVLNAVIPNAPNLQHICLQTGRKHYMGPFEEWGKGIGSHNAPFYEDLPRLNDQPNFYYTLEDILFKEVAKKEGLTWSVHRPGLVLGFSPYSMMNILASLCVYAAICKHEGEPFKFPGTKEAWNSYNDVSDADLIAEHHIWAAVDPIAKNEAFNICNGDVFKWKHFWKILAEQFDVENGGLQEDESRKSLGEMMKDKGPVWDAIVQEKELLTTKLEEVGGWWFVDFVLSIEGTLDIMNKSKEHGFLGFRNSKSSLVSWIDKLKCSKIVP from the exons ATGAGCTGGTGGCGATCGGGAGTCGTTGGCGCAGCAAGG AAAAAACTCGATGAAAGCAATCCATCTCGCAAGTACCAGAAGTTTGGTTTGATAATCGGAGCCACCGGCATCGTCGGCAATAGTCTCGCCGAAATCCTCCCTCTCCACGACACTCCCGGTGGTCCATGGAAGGTATACGGAGTCGCCCGCCGCCCTCGACCACAGTGGAACGCCGATTACCCGATGGAATACATCCAGTGCGACATCACAGATCCAGAAGAAACACAATCCAAACTCTCGAAACTACAAGACCTAACCCATATATTCTACGTCACATGGGCGAATTGCACCACAGAAGCAGAAAATTGCGAGATTAATGGGAAAATGTTCACGAATGTGCTCAATGCAGTTATCCCTAATGCCCCTAATTTACAACACATATGCTTACAGACAGGACGTAAGCATTACATGGGACCATTTGAAGAATGGGGGAAAGGGATCGGGTCTCATAATGCGCcattttatgaagatcttcccAGGCTTAATGATCAGCCGAATTTCTATTACACACTCGAAGATATTTTGTTTAAAGAGGTCGCAAAGAAGGAAGGATTGACATGGTCTGTTCATAGACCAGGATTAGTATTAGGGTTCTCTCCCTACAGTATGATGAACATTTTAGcaagtttatgtgtttatgctgcAATATGTAAGCACGAGGGTGAACCCTTTAAATTCCCAGGGACGAAGGAGGCGTGGAATAGCTATAACGACGTCTCTGATGCCGACCTAATCGCCGAGCACCATATATGGGCGGCCGTTGACCCAATTGCAAAGAACGAAGCTTTTAACATTTGTAATGGCGACGTTTTTAAATGGAAGCACTTCTGGAAAATTTTGGCTGAGCAATTTGATGTTGAGAACGGAGGGCTTCAAGAAGATGAATCCCGGAAGAGCTTGGGGGAGATGATGAAGGATAAAGGGCCTGTTTGGGATGCGATTGTGCAGGAAAAGGAGTTGTTGACAACGAAATTAGAGGAAGTTGGAGGATGGTGGTTTGTGGATTTTGTACTTAGCATTGAGGGTACGTTGGATATCATGAACAAGAGCAAGGAACATGGGTTTTTAGGgtttcgaaactccaaatcatcaTTGGTTTCTTGGATTGATAAGTTAAAATGTTCCAAGATTGTTccctaa
- the LOC111884736 gene encoding probable amino acid permease 7 isoform X2, translating into MAEYQEDVEIDKPLLLRTSHNMTGNVWTAVAHIITAVIGSGVLSLSWSVAQLGWVAGPLTLLLFALVTFLNASLLTNFHHYSDPINGQTITNHSYVQAVQNLLGGLSARICAFLAYFNLFKAIEQSNCYHEQGHEADCEYALTSYMLLFGIIQIIASQIPNFHTTKWLSVTAAIMSFTYSLIGSGLGLAHTIGNGKIEGSIGGVPTDKPIQKVWLVAQAIGDIAFSYPFPLVFLEIQSTLKSPPHKEVTMKKASSIAVFTTTIFYLCCGGFGYAAFGNSTPGNILTGFGFYEPYWLIDLANACVFLHLIGGYQIFCQTLYAIVERWYAEKYAGSEFMSDFEILEIRLNPVRLCFRTSYVVLTTSIAMVFPYFNEVVAFAGSVTFWPLVVYFPIEMYFVHKMIVSWTFKWVLLRIFTIVCLFVSIFALIGSIQGLIAKRFG; encoded by the exons ATGGCTGAATATCAGGAAGATGTCGAGATCGATAAACCGTTGTTGCTGAGAACTTCCCATAACATGACTG GGAATGTATGGACAGCTGTTGCACATATAATAACCGCAGTAATAGGGTCAGGAGTTCTATCTCTGTCTTGGAGTGTAGCACAGCTTGGATGGGTTGCTGGTCCATTGACTCTCCTTCTATTTGCACTTGTCACCTTCCTAAATGCATCCCTTCTCACCAATTTCCATCATTATTCAGACCCTATCAATGGACAAACCATTACCAATCATTCCTACGTGCAAGCTGTACAAAACCTATTAG GGGGTTTGAGTGCGAGGATTTGTGCATTCTTGGCTTACTTCAACTTATTCAA AGCAATTGAGCAGTCGAATTGTTACCATGAACAAGGGCATGAAGCTGATTGTGAATATGCCCTGACTTCTTACATGCTTTTATTTGGAATTATTCAAATCATAGCTTCTCAAATACCCAATTTCCATACTACAAAATGGCTCTCGGTTACTGCTGCAATTATGTCCTTCACGTATTCCCTCATTGGATCCGGACTTGGGTTAGCCCATACAATAG gaAACGGAAAGATTGAAGGTAGCATAGGTGGAGTTCCAACTGATAAACCGATTCAGAAAGTATGGTTGGTTGCTCAAGCTATTGGAGACATCGCATTCTCCTATCCTTTTCCTTTAGTTTTTCTTGAAATACAG AGTACATTGAAATCACCTCCACATAAAGAAGTCACCATGAAGAAGGCCTCAAGTATTGCAGTTTTTACGACTACCATTTTTTACCTCTGTTGTGGTGGATTTGGATATGCAGCATTCGGGAACTCGACTCCTGGGAACATCTTAACCGGGTTTGGATTTTACGAACCGTATTGGCTCATTGATTTGGCTAACGCATGTGTTTTCCTTCACTTAATTGGAGGATATCAG aTATTTTGTCAGACGTTATACGCGATAGTGGAAAGATGGTATGCTGAAAAGTACGCTGGAAGTGAATTCATGAGTGATTTTGAGATTTTGGAGATTAGGTTGAATCCTGTTCGGTTGTGTTTTAGAACATCATATGTGGTATTAACGACAAGCATAGCAATGGTATTCCCTTATTTCAATGAAGTGGTTGCGTTTGCAGGATCAGTCACCTTCTGGCCATTGGTTGTTTACTTCCCTATTGAGATGTATTTTGTGCACAAAATGATTGTATCTTGGACATTCAAGTGGGTTCTTCTTCGTATCTTCAccattgtttgtttgtttgtatcGATATTTGCTTTGATTGGTTCTATTCAAGGACTGATTGCCAAAAGATTTGGCTAA
- the LOC111884736 gene encoding probable amino acid permease 7 isoform X4: protein MDSCCTYNNRSNRVRSSISVLECSTAWMGCWSIDSPSICTCHLPKCIPSHQFPSLFRPYQWTNHYQSFLRASCTKPISFPNVTGGLSARICAFLAYFNLFKAIEQSNCYHEQGHEADCEYALTSYMLLFGIIQIIASQIPNFHTTKWLSVTAAIMSFTYSLIGSGLGLAHTIGNGKIEGSIGGVPTDKPIQKVWLVAQAIGDIAFSYPFPLVFLEIQSTLKSPPHKEVTMKKASSIAVFTTTIFYLCCGGFGYAAFGNSTPGNILTGFGFYEPYWLIDLANACVFLHLIGGYQIFCQTLYAIVERWYAEKYAGSEFMSDFEILEIRLNPVRLCFRTSYVVLTTSIAMVFPYFNEVVAFAGSVTFWPLVVYFPIEMYFVHKMIVSWTFKWVLLRIFTIVCLFVSIFALIGSIQGLIAKRFG, encoded by the exons ATGGACAGCTGTTGCACATATAATAACCGCAGTAATAGGGTCAGGAGTTCTATCTCTGTCTTGGAGTGTAGCACAGCTTGGATGGGTTGCTGGTCCATTGACTCTCCTTCTATTTGCACTTGTCACCTTCCTAAATGCATCCCTTCTCACCAATTTCCATCATTATTCAGACCCTATCAATGGACAAACCATTACCAATCATTCCTACGTGCAAGCTGTACAAAACCTATTAG TTTTCCTAATGTCACAGGGGGTTTGAGTGCGAGGATTTGTGCATTCTTGGCTTACTTCAACTTATTCAA AGCAATTGAGCAGTCGAATTGTTACCATGAACAAGGGCATGAAGCTGATTGTGAATATGCCCTGACTTCTTACATGCTTTTATTTGGAATTATTCAAATCATAGCTTCTCAAATACCCAATTTCCATACTACAAAATGGCTCTCGGTTACTGCTGCAATTATGTCCTTCACGTATTCCCTCATTGGATCCGGACTTGGGTTAGCCCATACAATAG gaAACGGAAAGATTGAAGGTAGCATAGGTGGAGTTCCAACTGATAAACCGATTCAGAAAGTATGGTTGGTTGCTCAAGCTATTGGAGACATCGCATTCTCCTATCCTTTTCCTTTAGTTTTTCTTGAAATACAG AGTACATTGAAATCACCTCCACATAAAGAAGTCACCATGAAGAAGGCCTCAAGTATTGCAGTTTTTACGACTACCATTTTTTACCTCTGTTGTGGTGGATTTGGATATGCAGCATTCGGGAACTCGACTCCTGGGAACATCTTAACCGGGTTTGGATTTTACGAACCGTATTGGCTCATTGATTTGGCTAACGCATGTGTTTTCCTTCACTTAATTGGAGGATATCAG aTATTTTGTCAGACGTTATACGCGATAGTGGAAAGATGGTATGCTGAAAAGTACGCTGGAAGTGAATTCATGAGTGATTTTGAGATTTTGGAGATTAGGTTGAATCCTGTTCGGTTGTGTTTTAGAACATCATATGTGGTATTAACGACAAGCATAGCAATGGTATTCCCTTATTTCAATGAAGTGGTTGCGTTTGCAGGATCAGTCACCTTCTGGCCATTGGTTGTTTACTTCCCTATTGAGATGTATTTTGTGCACAAAATGATTGTATCTTGGACATTCAAGTGGGTTCTTCTTCGTATCTTCAccattgtttgtttgtttgtatcGATATTTGCTTTGATTGGTTCTATTCAAGGACTGATTGCCAAAAGATTTGGCTAA
- the LOC111884736 gene encoding probable amino acid permease 7 isoform X3, giving the protein MDSCCTYNNRSNRVRSSISVLECSTAWMGCWSIDSPSICTCHLPKCIPSHQFPSLFRPYQWTNHYQSFLRASCTKPISFPNVTGGLSARICAFLAYFNLFKLGVVYTITSAISIRAIEQSNCYHEQGHEADCEYALTSYMLLFGIIQIIASQIPNFHTTKWLSVTAAIMSFTYSLIGSGLGLAHTIGNGKIEGSIGGVPTDKPIQKVWLVAQAIGDIAFSYPFPLVFLEIQSTLKSPPHKEVTMKKASSIAVFTTTIFYLCCGGFGYAAFGNSTPGNILTGFGFYEPYWLIDLANACVFLHLIGGYQIFCQTLYAIVERWYAEKYAGSEFMSDFEILEIRLNPVRLCFRTSYVVLTTSIAMVFPYFNEVVAFAGSVTFWPLVVYFPIEMYFVHKMIVSWTFKWVLLRIFTIVCLFVSIFALIGSIQGLIAKRFG; this is encoded by the exons ATGGACAGCTGTTGCACATATAATAACCGCAGTAATAGGGTCAGGAGTTCTATCTCTGTCTTGGAGTGTAGCACAGCTTGGATGGGTTGCTGGTCCATTGACTCTCCTTCTATTTGCACTTGTCACCTTCCTAAATGCATCCCTTCTCACCAATTTCCATCATTATTCAGACCCTATCAATGGACAAACCATTACCAATCATTCCTACGTGCAAGCTGTACAAAACCTATTAG TTTTCCTAATGTCACAGGGGGTTTGAGTGCGAGGATTTGTGCATTCTTGGCTTACTTCAACTTATTCAAGTTAGGAGTTGTTTACACAATTACATCTGCAATCAGCATTAG AGCAATTGAGCAGTCGAATTGTTACCATGAACAAGGGCATGAAGCTGATTGTGAATATGCCCTGACTTCTTACATGCTTTTATTTGGAATTATTCAAATCATAGCTTCTCAAATACCCAATTTCCATACTACAAAATGGCTCTCGGTTACTGCTGCAATTATGTCCTTCACGTATTCCCTCATTGGATCCGGACTTGGGTTAGCCCATACAATAG gaAACGGAAAGATTGAAGGTAGCATAGGTGGAGTTCCAACTGATAAACCGATTCAGAAAGTATGGTTGGTTGCTCAAGCTATTGGAGACATCGCATTCTCCTATCCTTTTCCTTTAGTTTTTCTTGAAATACAG AGTACATTGAAATCACCTCCACATAAAGAAGTCACCATGAAGAAGGCCTCAAGTATTGCAGTTTTTACGACTACCATTTTTTACCTCTGTTGTGGTGGATTTGGATATGCAGCATTCGGGAACTCGACTCCTGGGAACATCTTAACCGGGTTTGGATTTTACGAACCGTATTGGCTCATTGATTTGGCTAACGCATGTGTTTTCCTTCACTTAATTGGAGGATATCAG aTATTTTGTCAGACGTTATACGCGATAGTGGAAAGATGGTATGCTGAAAAGTACGCTGGAAGTGAATTCATGAGTGATTTTGAGATTTTGGAGATTAGGTTGAATCCTGTTCGGTTGTGTTTTAGAACATCATATGTGGTATTAACGACAAGCATAGCAATGGTATTCCCTTATTTCAATGAAGTGGTTGCGTTTGCAGGATCAGTCACCTTCTGGCCATTGGTTGTTTACTTCCCTATTGAGATGTATTTTGTGCACAAAATGATTGTATCTTGGACATTCAAGTGGGTTCTTCTTCGTATCTTCAccattgtttgtttgtttgtatcGATATTTGCTTTGATTGGTTCTATTCAAGGACTGATTGCCAAAAGATTTGGCTAA
- the LOC111884736 gene encoding probable amino acid permease 7 isoform X1 → MAEYQEDVEIDKPLLLRTSHNMTGNVWTAVAHIITAVIGSGVLSLSWSVAQLGWVAGPLTLLLFALVTFLNASLLTNFHHYSDPINGQTITNHSYVQAVQNLLGGLSARICAFLAYFNLFKLGVVYTITSAISIRAIEQSNCYHEQGHEADCEYALTSYMLLFGIIQIIASQIPNFHTTKWLSVTAAIMSFTYSLIGSGLGLAHTIGNGKIEGSIGGVPTDKPIQKVWLVAQAIGDIAFSYPFPLVFLEIQSTLKSPPHKEVTMKKASSIAVFTTTIFYLCCGGFGYAAFGNSTPGNILTGFGFYEPYWLIDLANACVFLHLIGGYQIFCQTLYAIVERWYAEKYAGSEFMSDFEILEIRLNPVRLCFRTSYVVLTTSIAMVFPYFNEVVAFAGSVTFWPLVVYFPIEMYFVHKMIVSWTFKWVLLRIFTIVCLFVSIFALIGSIQGLIAKRFG, encoded by the exons ATGGCTGAATATCAGGAAGATGTCGAGATCGATAAACCGTTGTTGCTGAGAACTTCCCATAACATGACTG GGAATGTATGGACAGCTGTTGCACATATAATAACCGCAGTAATAGGGTCAGGAGTTCTATCTCTGTCTTGGAGTGTAGCACAGCTTGGATGGGTTGCTGGTCCATTGACTCTCCTTCTATTTGCACTTGTCACCTTCCTAAATGCATCCCTTCTCACCAATTTCCATCATTATTCAGACCCTATCAATGGACAAACCATTACCAATCATTCCTACGTGCAAGCTGTACAAAACCTATTAG GGGGTTTGAGTGCGAGGATTTGTGCATTCTTGGCTTACTTCAACTTATTCAAGTTAGGAGTTGTTTACACAATTACATCTGCAATCAGCATTAG AGCAATTGAGCAGTCGAATTGTTACCATGAACAAGGGCATGAAGCTGATTGTGAATATGCCCTGACTTCTTACATGCTTTTATTTGGAATTATTCAAATCATAGCTTCTCAAATACCCAATTTCCATACTACAAAATGGCTCTCGGTTACTGCTGCAATTATGTCCTTCACGTATTCCCTCATTGGATCCGGACTTGGGTTAGCCCATACAATAG gaAACGGAAAGATTGAAGGTAGCATAGGTGGAGTTCCAACTGATAAACCGATTCAGAAAGTATGGTTGGTTGCTCAAGCTATTGGAGACATCGCATTCTCCTATCCTTTTCCTTTAGTTTTTCTTGAAATACAG AGTACATTGAAATCACCTCCACATAAAGAAGTCACCATGAAGAAGGCCTCAAGTATTGCAGTTTTTACGACTACCATTTTTTACCTCTGTTGTGGTGGATTTGGATATGCAGCATTCGGGAACTCGACTCCTGGGAACATCTTAACCGGGTTTGGATTTTACGAACCGTATTGGCTCATTGATTTGGCTAACGCATGTGTTTTCCTTCACTTAATTGGAGGATATCAG aTATTTTGTCAGACGTTATACGCGATAGTGGAAAGATGGTATGCTGAAAAGTACGCTGGAAGTGAATTCATGAGTGATTTTGAGATTTTGGAGATTAGGTTGAATCCTGTTCGGTTGTGTTTTAGAACATCATATGTGGTATTAACGACAAGCATAGCAATGGTATTCCCTTATTTCAATGAAGTGGTTGCGTTTGCAGGATCAGTCACCTTCTGGCCATTGGTTGTTTACTTCCCTATTGAGATGTATTTTGTGCACAAAATGATTGTATCTTGGACATTCAAGTGGGTTCTTCTTCGTATCTTCAccattgtttgtttgtttgtatcGATATTTGCTTTGATTGGTTCTATTCAAGGACTGATTGCCAAAAGATTTGGCTAA
- the LOC111884734 gene encoding probable amino acid permease 7 isoform X1, with product MGDYTEDHQSPLVQCSHSSDEESQELTHRTGTIWTAIAHIITGVMGAGVLSLAWSLAQLGWLFGPPAIIIFAAVTGVSNSILSDCYRSPHPEYGAHRHVSFLQAVRFFLGEKKQRICAVLLNESLFGNDIAYTIATATSIRAILKSNCYHKQGHDADCRYEDNIYMLLFGLVQIVMSQIPNFHDMAWLSVVAAIMSFAYSTIGVGLGFAKVIENGEIMGSIGGVPATSAIDKVWLVFQGLGDIAFAYPYSIILLEIQDTLKSPPSETKTMKKASMSAIIITTFFYMCCGSFGYAAFGNNTPGNILSGFGFYEPYWLVDLANACVVLHLVGGYQIFSQPIFALVETWFSKSYPDSEFVNGFYRLKLPLSEATFHVNLLRLCFRTLYVVTTTGIAMLFPYFNQVLGVLGALNFWSLTIYFPVEMYFVQRKIVPWTTKWVALRTFSLVCFLVSVLAFIGSLQGLISARLR from the exons ATGGGCGACTACACAGAAGACCATCAGTCTCCATTAGTCCAATGCTCGCATTCATCTGATGAAGAATCACAGGAACTCACACACAGGACAG GGACCATATGGACGGCGATTGCTCATATAATAACCGGAGTTATGGGGGCAGGGGTGTTATCACTGGCGTGGAGCTTAGCTCAACTCGGATGGTTGTTTGGTCCTCCTGCAATCATTATCTTTGCTGCAGTCACCGGAGTTTCAAACTCCATTCTCTCCGATTGCTACCGATCTCCACACCCTGAGTATGGCGCTCATAGGCATGTTTCATTTCTTCAAGCTGTCCGTTTCTTTTTGG GGGAGAAGAAGCAGAGGATATGTGCAGTGCTTCTCAACGAGAGTTTATTCGGGAATGATATTGCATACACCATTGCAACTGCTACCAGCATCAG GGCAATATTAAAATCAAATTGTTACCACAAACAAGGGCATGATGCAGATTGTAGATATGAAGACAACATTTATATGCTGCTGTTTGGACTTGTGCAGATTGTCATGTCTCAGATACCAAATTTCCATGACATGGCATGGTTATCTGTTGTTGCTGCCATCATGTCATTTGCTTACTCTACCATTGGCGTCGGGCTTGGTTTTGCAAAAGTTATCG AAAATGGAGAGATTATGGGAAGCATTGGAGGAGTTCCTGCAACTTCTGCAATTGATAAAGTATGGCTGGTTTTTCAGGGTCTTGGAGACATAGCTTTTGCTTATCCATACTCCATAATTCTCCTTGAAATTCAG GATACATTGAAATCACCTCCATCCGAAACAAAAACCATGAAGAAAGCATCAATGTCTGCAATCATTATCACTACCTTCTTCTATATGTGTTGTGGGAGCTTTGGGTATGCTGCCTTTGGAAATAACACACCTGGCAATATCTTGAGTGGATTTGGATTTTATGAGCCCTATTGGCTTGTTGATTTGGCCAATGCATGCGTTGTTCTTCATCTTGTTGGCGGATATCAG ATATTCAGCCAGCCGATATTTGCACTTGTGGAAACATGGTTTTCTAAGAGTTACCCAGACAGTGAATTCGTGAATGGGTTTTACAGATTGAAGCTGCCATTATCAGAAGCAACATTTCATGTTAATCTGTTGAGGCTATGTTTCAGAACTTTATATGTTGTGACCACAACTGGAATCGCAATGTTGTTTCCATATTTTAATCAAGTGCTGGGAgtgttaggggccttaaacttttGGTCACTGACTATATATTTCCCTGTGGAGATGTACTTTGTGCAAAGAAAGATTGTACCTTGGACAACAAAATGGGTTGCTCTTCGGACCTTCAGCTTGGTTTGCTTTCTTGTATCAGTTTTGGCCTTCATTGGATCACTTCAAGGACTCATATCCGCCAGATTGAGATGA
- the LOC111884734 gene encoding probable amino acid permease 7 isoform X2 has translation MGDYTEDHQSPLVQCSHSSDEESQELTHRTGTIWTAIAHIITGVMGAGVLSLAWSLAQLGWLFGPPAIIIFAAVTGVSNSILSDCYRSPHPEYGAHRHVSFLQAVRFFLGEKKQRICAVLLNESLFGNDIAYTIATATSIRAILKSNCYHKQGHDADCRYEDNIYMLLFGLVQIVMSQIPNFHDMAWLSVVAAIMSFAYSTIGVGLGFAKVIENGEIMGSIGGVPATSAIDKVWLVFQGLGDIAFAYPYSIILLEIQDTLKSPPSETKTMKKASMSAIIITTFFYMCCGSFGYAAFGNNTPGNILSGFGFYEPYWLVDLANACVVLHLVGGYQIEAAIIRSNISC, from the exons ATGGGCGACTACACAGAAGACCATCAGTCTCCATTAGTCCAATGCTCGCATTCATCTGATGAAGAATCACAGGAACTCACACACAGGACAG GGACCATATGGACGGCGATTGCTCATATAATAACCGGAGTTATGGGGGCAGGGGTGTTATCACTGGCGTGGAGCTTAGCTCAACTCGGATGGTTGTTTGGTCCTCCTGCAATCATTATCTTTGCTGCAGTCACCGGAGTTTCAAACTCCATTCTCTCCGATTGCTACCGATCTCCACACCCTGAGTATGGCGCTCATAGGCATGTTTCATTTCTTCAAGCTGTCCGTTTCTTTTTGG GGGAGAAGAAGCAGAGGATATGTGCAGTGCTTCTCAACGAGAGTTTATTCGGGAATGATATTGCATACACCATTGCAACTGCTACCAGCATCAG GGCAATATTAAAATCAAATTGTTACCACAAACAAGGGCATGATGCAGATTGTAGATATGAAGACAACATTTATATGCTGCTGTTTGGACTTGTGCAGATTGTCATGTCTCAGATACCAAATTTCCATGACATGGCATGGTTATCTGTTGTTGCTGCCATCATGTCATTTGCTTACTCTACCATTGGCGTCGGGCTTGGTTTTGCAAAAGTTATCG AAAATGGAGAGATTATGGGAAGCATTGGAGGAGTTCCTGCAACTTCTGCAATTGATAAAGTATGGCTGGTTTTTCAGGGTCTTGGAGACATAGCTTTTGCTTATCCATACTCCATAATTCTCCTTGAAATTCAG GATACATTGAAATCACCTCCATCCGAAACAAAAACCATGAAGAAAGCATCAATGTCTGCAATCATTATCACTACCTTCTTCTATATGTGTTGTGGGAGCTTTGGGTATGCTGCCTTTGGAAATAACACACCTGGCAATATCTTGAGTGGATTTGGATTTTATGAGCCCTATTGGCTTGTTGATTTGGCCAATGCATGCGTTGTTCTTCATCTTGTTGGCGGATATCAG ATTGAAGCTGCCATTATCAGAAGCAACATTTCATGTTAA
- the LOC111884764 gene encoding uncharacterized protein LOC111884764, whose translation MTTSSSRSSFNGGTRMRNKKVIRCDCGDVCGVSVSRTPDNPGRKFWGCPNYQVEGGNCVFFKWADGELGQNMEMCHTEEIKPLSEVIIGLLVAISLMLGIVVIKM comes from the exons ATGACAACTTCGTCTTCAAGATCAAGCTTTAATGGTGGTACAAgaatgaggaacaagaaggtaatAAGATGCGACTGTGGTGATGTTTGTGGTGTATCAGTCTCACGAACACCTGATAATCCAGGACGAAAATTTTGGGGCTGCCCTAATTATCAG GTGGAAGGAGGCAACTGTGTTTTTTTCAAATGGGCGGATGGAGAACTAGGTCAAAATATGGAGATGTGTCATACAGAGGAGATCAAGCCATTGTCAGAAGTGATCATAGGGTTGTTAGTGGCTATATCGTTGATGCTAGGAATAGTAGTTATTAAGATGTAG